The Bacteroidales bacterium genomic interval ACAATTGTTCCCTTCCTTTCGAAAGGGAGGGACATGGAGAGTTGACACTTCTAGTCAATCTTGTGCTTCTTTCCCTATTCCCAATGCACTTAAATCATATCGGCAAGCTGACAAGCTTTGCTATTGGATTTGCAAGTTGTCCCACCACGAACAATGCTAAGCCCTAACCTTAAGATAATTAGCCTCTGATCTGAACATTGCAGGCATTTCCGGGTTTATTGAATTTTAACCTATTACTATCAATACTATGCATTTACATATACTATCTCATTTCCGGCAGATACTTTCATGTACAATCGTATCTTTCCTGCTAATCAGCCAGCAACCCTTGCAAGCCCAGGCTTATTCCTATCATTGGGGGCACCCTTCTCCCCAGGGGAATACTATTTATAACATTGTCTTCCAGGATTCAAATATGGGCTGGGCTGTTACTGGCTGTGGGCAAATTTTGAAGAGTATTGACGGGGGAACAAGTTGGGCCATTTCCCTTACAGCAGACAGCCTCTGCAACGATCTGTATGATATCATCCTGACATCGGCCGGCACCATGATCGCTTCCGGGAATTCCGGGCGCATCCTTCGTAGCACCGACCAGGGAATAAGCTGGCAAACCCTATCCTATCCGGATGCTGGAAGGCTGTATGACCTTGCTCTTATACCCGGGGGAGGGATATCTGCTGCAGGCCAGTCAGGAAAAGTCCTGCTATCCTTCGACGACGGACTTTCATGGACCAATAAGGGTCCGGGGGGTACCGGATATGCAAGGCACCATTGCTGGAAAACCCAACTGGAAGGGTATGTGGTTGGATCCGGTTTATTTATGCACACCACAGATGGAGGGAACAGCTGGTCGCAGGTGGCCGCTCCCCCCTATTTCGGATTAAACGAAATTTACTTCACTGACGATGCTACTGGTTATGCCATCGAAGATTTTGGCTATTGGAAAACCACCAACGGGGGAATTTCCTGGAATCATGTCTCCATGTTTTCAGGAATTGATTATCGCTTCCGAACCCTTGTCCTGGACCCCTCCCATTGGTTTGCAGTGAGTTTCCAGGAAGGGGGCGATCTCTGGGAGACCACAGATGCCGGGGAAAACTGGACACTGAAAGCTTCCTATAACAACATTGGTTCTGCCTGTATTGTAAAAAACGGTGAGCGCATCCTTTTCGGTTCCGATCTGGGAGATATTTATTATACGAATGACGGGGGAAATACCATTTCGGATGCAGTTGAGAACTTGGCTGTTTTTCCTTCTGCACCTATTATCACTATAGGAAAACGGCCCGACGGAACCCTCTTTGCCAATAACCAGCCCAATTCAGGAACCAACAACGGGAGTTTCTTCAGAAGCGATAACGGCGGTCAAAGCTGGTATTTGCCTGCAACGCCTCCCGGCCTTCGCTGGGTTTACGATATACAGTTTGCCGACAACCAGCATGGAGTATTGGGTTCCTATGGTGATATCAGGTACACCCTGGATGGAGGCACTACCTGGAATGCAAGTACGCTTCCCACCGATTACAGGATTGATAATTTTGCAACACCCGCCGTCGACCGCTATTTTGCAGCAACCTATTCCACCCAGGGAGGTGGAAATATATACAGGAGTGCTGACCAGGGAGCCAGCTGGCAAGTAGTGGAAGGAGGGCTGCCCGTAAATACGCTTTACCTTTCAGCCATTGCTTTTGCAACTGCGACAACAGGCTATGTTTCCTGTCAAAACATCAGCAACCAGCCAGTTTTTTATAAAACGATTGACGGTGGCAGTACCTGGACATTGATTGCCAGTACAGGCATTTCCAGTTATGTTTCCGAAATGCTGTGGCTCGATGAAAACACCGGCCTGGCTGCTGTGCCGAACGGTGAAAGCGGAATCTTCAGGACAACTGATGGCGGGAATCACTGGAATAAAGTATCGGAAAGCAGCGGGCGCCATTTTTCAGGTAGGATGGAGAATCGTATAGCAGCTATAGATGCCGGGGATGCATTCTTCCAGGAATCGATGGATGGTGGTTTAAGCTGGATGCCTTATTATCCTCCGCTTAGTTCTGCTAATATCGGTTTCCAGGGCTATGTTGAATCCATCCGGGTAACCGAAAACGGGTACATTTTGGGAGGCATGGGAAACCGCCTGCTCCTGGCCGAAAGAGGCATTCATACAGGCATCCCGTCTCCAGAAAAGGAAGAACTTGCACATTTGCTAACGGTACATCCGAATCCGGTTATCTACACATCCACTATCACTGTGGATTTGCCCGAAAGCACACATATTTTCATTGAAATCCTGGATGCCTTGGGACGTCATATTGCTACATTGGCAGATGCAAGAAAACCAGAAGGGCGTTTTACCCTCCCATTGTTTTCTGAGCAACTCAAAAATAAGTTAAAACCTGGCACTTATTTTCTGCTCCTTCAAACAGGCAACTACTCTGAAACCCTTAAAGTAGTGATTACCCAATGAGGTATTGGTAATTGAGTTACAGGAAAATTTGATTTAATCTTAGAATACTGGCGGATGAAGATTTCTTCAGTCGGGCAGGTACTAAATTTAAAATGCGTTGGCTTTTAAAAATGGAACGCGCCTGCTTGCCGGCGGATTCGTGTTCCAATAATTACCGCTTAACTTCCAATTTCCCACCGCAGGCATGTAGATTATTTTACATGATGATAAAAAATCTTACATCCTCCCTCCTGGTTTAAATACTACGATGATATCCATATTTTTTTCAAAATATTTATAAATTTTTAATTTATTGTATATTAATTGTTACAGTTTTTAATTATAATTTTTGCATTTTGCATTTTACATTTTACATTCATTTTCGCTCTTTGGCACGCCTTTGGAAATAGATATGGCACAACAACGAACTTACACAAACTAACCTCACTCAAAAAACTCTACTCCAATGAAAAACTTACTCGCCCTCGCTATCATCGTTCTCGGATTCACTGCCACTTCTTTCGCTCAGGTAACCGCAACCGCATCAACCACAGCAACCATCATCACCCCAATCGCCATTGAAAAA includes:
- a CDS encoding T9SS type A sorting domain-containing protein, encoding MHLHILSHFRQILSCTIVSFLLISQQPLQAQAYSYHWGHPSPQGNTIYNIVFQDSNMGWAVTGCGQILKSIDGGTSWAISLTADSLCNDLYDIILTSAGTMIASGNSGRILRSTDQGISWQTLSYPDAGRLYDLALIPGGGISAAGQSGKVLLSFDDGLSWTNKGPGGTGYARHHCWKTQLEGYVVGSGLFMHTTDGGNSWSQVAAPPYFGLNEIYFTDDATGYAIEDFGYWKTTNGGISWNHVSMFSGIDYRFRTLVLDPSHWFAVSFQEGGDLWETTDAGENWTLKASYNNIGSACIVKNGERILFGSDLGDIYYTNDGGNTISDAVENLAVFPSAPIITIGKRPDGTLFANNQPNSGTNNGSFFRSDNGGQSWYLPATPPGLRWVYDIQFADNQHGVLGSYGDIRYTLDGGTTWNASTLPTDYRIDNFATPAVDRYFAATYSTQGGGNIYRSADQGASWQVVEGGLPVNTLYLSAIAFATATTGYVSCQNISNQPVFYKTIDGGSTWTLIASTGISSYVSEMLWLDENTGLAAVPNGESGIFRTTDGGNHWNKVSESSGRHFSGRMENRIAAIDAGDAFFQESMDGGLSWMPYYPPLSSANIGFQGYVESIRVTENGYILGGMGNRLLLAERGIHTGIPSPEKEELAHLLTVHPNPVIYTSTITVDLPESTHIFIEILDALGRHIATLADARKPEGRFTLPLFSEQLKNKLKPGTYFLLLQTGNYSETLKVVITQ